In Pectobacterium aroidearum, the following are encoded in one genomic region:
- a CDS encoding FTR1 family protein: protein MSIWQKTLLLLCWLFSCSAAVAATDYASFIQDIETRLDKTAQLYEQQKPDDARTEVQMAYFEVFENLEGPIRINISAQKSYQLEATFGEIRRMIGEGKPQAEVQAKISWLKGELDAVLPVLSEGHKLVAQEQHGAYDNTDIAPYWQQSFKIIDDQLAQAVTEYQAGDYKKASQSVQQAHYQGFKNSEMEMSVRQNRSAQQAASINQQFSALITLAGQPDQLTDVAYRVTTLLQDIEDVLPGLPTTRDSQQATATPAANADTRAVPDANWAKISDDINQAIAAAIAQYRQGQVKPAIMAVQDTYFDLFEATGMENKIGSRDAAFKSTLEGYFTRLVSLMNAKQPVEQLQGQADALQQELAKAVTMLGDGDETHWSLLIYSLLIIVREGLEGLLIVAAIVAYLVKNNQQDKLPLIRQSVYVALLCSVITAVIFQLVFTNSGASRELLEGITMLIAVVMLFFMSYWLLSKVEARHWKAYLEGKLSHSLSSGSMIGLWLTSFLAVYREGAETVLFYYALVGDASNMAGHLSILAGFAIGCVILFIAYLLMRYTIVKLPLKPFFMFTGCFMYLMAFVFAGKGVLELIEGKLFEPTLLTGVPEISWLGIYPYVETLIPQGVLVVAALIALWVMQRRASAV from the coding sequence ATGTCTATCTGGCAAAAAACGCTTCTGTTGTTGTGTTGGCTGTTTAGTTGTTCAGCGGCAGTTGCCGCGACCGATTACGCTTCATTTATTCAGGATATCGAAACCCGGCTGGATAAAACGGCGCAGCTCTATGAGCAGCAAAAGCCGGATGATGCCCGCACCGAAGTTCAGATGGCCTATTTCGAGGTATTTGAAAACCTCGAAGGTCCTATCCGCATCAACATTTCCGCACAAAAAAGCTATCAACTGGAAGCCACATTCGGTGAAATTCGCCGCATGATTGGCGAAGGAAAGCCGCAGGCCGAGGTACAGGCAAAGATTTCATGGCTGAAAGGCGAGCTGGATGCCGTGCTGCCCGTGCTGTCGGAAGGGCACAAGCTGGTTGCGCAGGAGCAGCACGGTGCCTATGACAACACCGACATCGCACCGTACTGGCAGCAGAGTTTTAAAATCATCGATGACCAGCTCGCGCAGGCCGTGACTGAATATCAGGCCGGTGATTACAAAAAGGCTAGCCAGAGCGTGCAGCAGGCGCACTATCAGGGGTTTAAAAACTCTGAAATGGAGATGTCGGTCAGGCAGAATCGCTCGGCGCAGCAGGCCGCTTCCATTAATCAACAATTCTCCGCACTGATTACGCTAGCTGGTCAGCCCGATCAACTGACGGACGTCGCCTATCGGGTGACTACGCTGTTACAGGACATCGAAGATGTCTTACCGGGATTGCCGACTACGCGCGACAGCCAGCAGGCGACGGCAACGCCTGCCGCGAACGCCGATACGAGAGCCGTACCGGATGCCAACTGGGCGAAAATTTCTGATGATATAAATCAGGCCATTGCTGCCGCGATTGCGCAGTACCGTCAGGGTCAGGTCAAACCCGCCATCATGGCGGTGCAGGATACCTATTTCGATCTGTTTGAAGCCACCGGCATGGAGAACAAAATTGGTTCTCGCGATGCGGCGTTCAAATCTACGCTGGAAGGCTATTTCACTCGTCTGGTAAGCCTGATGAATGCCAAACAGCCAGTTGAGCAGTTGCAAGGGCAGGCCGATGCGTTGCAGCAGGAACTGGCGAAGGCAGTCACCATGCTGGGCGACGGTGATGAAACGCACTGGAGTCTGTTGATCTACAGTTTGCTGATTATTGTGCGCGAAGGTCTGGAAGGCTTGCTGATTGTGGCGGCGATCGTGGCCTATCTGGTGAAGAACAATCAGCAGGACAAACTGCCGCTGATTCGCCAGTCGGTTTATGTCGCGCTGCTGTGTAGCGTGATTACCGCTGTCATCTTCCAGCTTGTGTTCACTAATTCCGGTGCCAGCCGTGAGTTGCTGGAAGGCATTACGATGCTGATCGCCGTGGTGATGCTGTTCTTCATGAGCTACTGGCTGTTGTCCAAAGTCGAAGCGCGACACTGGAAGGCCTATCTGGAAGGCAAGCTGTCCCATTCGCTGAGCAGCGGTTCCATGATCGGCCTGTGGCTGACCAGCTTTCTGGCGGTGTACCGCGAAGGGGCGGAAACCGTACTGTTCTATTACGCGCTGGTCGGCGATGCCAGCAATATGGCAGGTCACCTCTCTATTCTGGCCGGGTTTGCCATCGGCTGTGTGATTCTGTTTATCGCTTATCTCCTGATGCGTTACACCATCGTCAAACTGCCGCTGAAGCCGTTCTTTATGTTTACCGGCTGCTTTATGTACCTGATGGCGTTTGTGTTTGCGGGTAAGGGCGTGTTGGAACTGATCGAAGGAAAACTATTTGAGCCGACGCTGTTGACCGGCGTACCGGAGATCAGCTGGCTGGGCATTTATCCTTATGTGGAAACACTGATTCCACAGGGTGTACTGGTTGTCGCGGCGTTAATCGCCCTGTGGGTGATGCAACGTAGAGCGTCTGCCGTCTGA